One genomic segment of Ricinus communis isolate WT05 ecotype wild-type chromosome 3, ASM1957865v1, whole genome shotgun sequence includes these proteins:
- the LOC8273518 gene encoding uncharacterized protein LOC8273518, which yields MMVANSFDLWQKDSFFSAAEEVQASADLMQSAYRMWVREKEGSNPEDIDELFRELQTSLGTAKWQLEEFERAVRLSHGHRNDDITASRHKQFVAAIESQISHVEAALREAYSEDGKKPLQWVHLNKEECDDLALFLSGAPQTPKSVKDDCNALRPCMKSPPMEKNYCTRKDADYILNATCSGSTSNERDVSDVTSCKNDEFIIDVEDRDISRMRDDIICQADKTSGTRRIWSSPNFGALKVVIADEDEHDSRLSRIDATPKEKGSKPLFWKQKCGEFSQAKGPSSMFNQLFGQVGGFQRQLQSPLPMQFSCSVQLTLALMLSIFLIVPFLVYSA from the exons atGATGGTAGCTAACAGTTTCGATCTGTGGCAAAAggattctttcttttctgcaGCTGAAGAAGTTCAAGCGTCTGCTGACCT AATGCAATCAGCATATAGGATGTGGGTAAGAGAGAAGGAGGGATCAAATCCAGAGGATATAGATGAACTTTTTAGAGAGCTCCAAACTTCTTTAGGTACTGCTAAATGGCAG TTGGAGGAGTTTGAGAGGGCTGTCAGGTTGAGCCATGGACATCGTAACGATGATATTACAGCATCTAGGCATAAACAATTTGTTGCAGCCATTGAAAGTCAAATATCACATGTTGAAGCTGCATTAAGAGAAGCTTATAGCGAGGATGGAAAGAAACCTCTACAATGGGTTCATCTGAATAAAGAAGAATGCGATGATTTGGCATTATTCCTCTCCGGAGCTCCCCAAACTCCAAAAAGTGTGAAAGATGATTGCAATGCTCTAAGACCTTGTATGAAGAGTCCTCCTATGGAGAAGAACTATTGTACAAGAAAAGATGCAGACTATATTCTTAATGCTACATGTAGTGGAAGTACTTCCAACGAAAGAGATGTTAGTGATGTTACTAGTTGCaaaaatgatgaatttatTATAGATGTGGAAGACAGAGATATTTCTAGGATGCGGGATGATATCATCTGTCAAGCTGATAAAACATCTGGGACAAGGAGAATATGGAGTTCACCAAATTTTGGTGCTTTGAAGGTTGTAATTGCTGATGAAGATGAACATGATAGCAGATTGTCAAGAATTGATGCTACACCAAAGGAAAAAGGGTCCAAGCCTCTTTTTTGGAAGCAAAAGTGTGGAGAATTTTCTCAAGCGAAGGGACCGTCTAGTATGTTCAATCAG CTCTTCGGTCAGGTTGGTGGGTTCCAAAGACAATTGCAATCACCACTGCCCATGCAGTTTAGTTGTTCTGTCCAACTTACACTTGCTTTGATGCTAAGTATTTTTTTGATTG TGCCTTTTCTAGTTTATTCAGCTTGA